ATTCTTCGAAATAATTTAGCTGGGGAGTTTTTGTTATTACAGGATCTTCTCCTGATAGTTCCATTTTGGGAAAATGGAGGCTTAAAACTGTATGAAATTTATTTTCAACAAATAAAAATACATATTTTATACAGAATACAATGACCGCGGGTCAGACAGCTCAACAAAAAAATAGAAGATTCCTTATAGGGAATCTTCTATTGCGTTCCAGAGTTCAATACGCTTTTGAAGCGCTTCTTTACTTACTATTTTCATTTCTTCCCACTTCTCATCATCCTCTTTGGCTAGATCAGAGATCATCTGCATTGCCAAAGGACCATGCTCATCACCGTCCAGATCAATATGACGTTGGAAATAATAGATAAAATTATCCAAGCTCGATTCTGGGAAGTTGGTTTTTAGCTCCTGCAAAATAGAGGTAAACATACCTGGGATAAGATCCTCACGTCCGAATGTAAAAGCTGCGGCAATTTTATGTACCTGTCCCTCTTCGATCAGTTCAAAAGTAAAATTCAGAAAATCTTTAATTCGTTTGTCCAAAGTTGTCAAAGCAATGGCATCGAAAATACTTTTGGATTTCTTGGCATGGACAATAAATTTATTGATCAGGTGCAGATCTGCTCCCATTTCACTCATTGCGTCCAGATACATTTCAAAATGGCTCAAACGGCGACCATCGATATATTCGTCAGATTCTTCCGCTAATACAATTTCGTTGATCAGATAGCGTGTCGATGGATGCTCGCTCGCAAACCAAGGTAAAGTCGTACAGGTCAATTTAATCTGCAAAGCTTTTAGTAAAGACATAAAATCCCATACAGCGTACACATGCCCTTCGGTAAAAGAACGTAGATTCCTGATCGTTTTGATTTTACGATACAAAGGGTGTTGCAATAATACTTCGCGTTCGGCAGCTATGTATTCGTTAATTTCCGCAATTCTATTCATGGCGCAAAAGTATTGTCTTATCTCTGTTTTTTAAAGTATTTTCAATGAGATTACAGTAACATGATAAATTATCTATCCAGTTATCCACTTCATAACCAAATCACAAACAACAGCCCGCCCCAGCTTTTTGACCTCCCCAGTCCTGTTGTTAACGCTCATTTACAGTTAAAAACAAAAATATTTTTTATTATAAAAAATAATCCACTATATTTGTAGAGTATTCAGAATTGCATGATGCAATACCAACCGAGTGTAGGCACCGCGGTGGTAAATTAATACGGGTTTCGACCAAAATAAACGTCGCAGAACGATTATTTTCCCAAAAAGATCTGGATACAGTTTATGGTTTAATCCTTTAAATTTTTAAATTGTATGGCTACTACAACAAATCTTTACCAACACTTACTGGAAAAATTCAGTTATTATTCAACAGATGAACTGATACAGCTCAACAATGACACGATTTTGGGTCAAGGCTGGGGATCGGCTAAAGCTACCTTTAGAACAGCTTTGATCAGTACGTTCTCCAAAAGAGGACTGGATCTTTCCAACATCATTTCCAAGGAAGACGGTTTTACCTCGGTGAAGCATGTCCCGGTACGTTTGGAACACAATGTCCTGATTCCTTTACAGTAATCGTTATCGGCAAAAAAAGCGCGCATCGAAAGGACTTCGTGCGCGCTGCTGTGGTTGGTTTAGGAAATTGCCGATCAAAAGAAGGCGATAATCTTATTATTTGTAATTTGGATTCTGAATTAACACACCTGCGCTCTTTTCAATTTCTGTTTGTGGTAATGGCCAGCGGTAAAATTTGTCTTCAAAATGATAGGGCACTTTACTGTCTTTGACCGCATTGAGTACTTCACCTGCGATATGCCAACGGATCAGGTCGTAATGCCGTAGTCCTTCGAAAGCAAGTTCTACCCTCCTTTCGTGGCGGATACGTTCGCGCATTTTTTCCTTGGTATAACCGGCAGGGAACCCGGGCATCTGGACGCGGCTCCTCAGGGTTTTCATGGCATCGTAAACCGATTGATCTGGCCCGGCGATTTCATTTTGTGCTTCGGCATACATCAATAACACCTCCCCAAACCGTAATACAACCGCATCCTGTTGGCTCAATGTTGAAAAGCCAAAAGGTAAGTTGGCCGGATCCAGAAATTTCAGCACCCCATAACCTGTAGGCCGCGGATTGGACGGTGTATGGATCTTACCGCCACCAAAGTCGGGATGATCCACAAAAAGTGTTTTGCTCAAGCGCGGATCCCTATCTTTGAAGGGATTGGCTCGGTCAGTCAACGGTGATTCACCAAAAGGTAGACCATCTTTGCATTCATAGGTATCCACGAGGTTTTGTAAAGGTGAAGCAGCGATCCAGTCGCCTAGGTACATGTCCCAGGGGGCTGTATTATTCGGTGCCAGAAAATTGACCGAAAAGATAATCTCGGTATTGTTCTTCTGTGTTGCATCGCGAAAGACATTTTCAAAAGCCGTACTCAGGGTATACTCTTTCATGACATCGGTGCATAAGTCTTTTACCTCTTTCAAGATTGCTAAATCTGGCACCCCTTTGTCACCATAAGCCGCAAACAATAAAACTCGTGCTTTCAAGGTTTTTGCTGAACTTGCGGTCGCATGTCCCCCATTATTGAAATAAGGTTTAGCCGCTAAGTTGGCGATCCCAAAATCCAGATCAGCCCGAATCTGTTTTAGAATATTCTCCGCACTTTCCTTTGGCTGACGCTGATCCTCCAGACTGAGGGGAGTCAGCACAAGCGGCACCTCACCATAAATACTGTACAATTGGAAATAAACAAAAGCACGGATAAAGCGGGCTTCGGCTTCCATATTTTTCTTCTCTGCATCGTTCATATCGGAGCCGTTATAACCCTGAAGCTTCACGATCAGGCGATTGGCACGTCCTATTCCCACATAAGCATCGTTATAAATACCGGTTTCGTAGCCCCCTGTGGTCGGATTTAAATTCCCACCTACGATTTCATTGACGCTACCTGAATTGAACTGATTGTAGCCATTGTCGGTCAGACAGTCCCGAAAAGGCATCCCATAGGAGAACGTCTCGCTCTGCAGCGAGGCATATACACCGGCCAATGCATTATCAAAATCCGATTTTTTGCTAAAATAGTTATCCGAAGCAATCTGATCCAAAGGATTGAGGTCCAAGGCACTGTTACAGGAACCAAAAAATAGACCGGATAGCATCAACGCTGTTATAAATTTCTTTTTCATAGCACTTAAAAATTAACTTGTACACCAAATGAATAAATCTTGTTTTGTGGATACTGCACCACATCACCATTTCCATAGCGTTCAGGATCCAATCCCTTAAATTTGGTCGCAGTAAGGAGGTTATCACCCGAAAAGTAAACCCGTAGGCGGTCAATTTTATATTTTTTCAATAGCCCTTCAGGTAAAGTGTATCCTAACACAAGATTTTTCAACCTGAAGTATGAAGCTTCCTGTATAAAATAGCTGGAAGCACGGCTGAATTTCTCCGGAGCACTCCAACCCCAATAAATACGGGGCATCGTTGTCGAAGGGTTTTCAGGTGTCCAACGGTCTAACCAGTCTTTTGTCGGCGGACTACCCTGTACAAATGGGGTTACGCCCCAGCCCGAAACATAGGATTTGACACCATATACCCCTTGTAATAGAGCCGAAAAGTCAAAGCCCTTAAAACTTGCACTTAGATTAAAACTATAGTTCAGCTTTGGATCCACACCGGAAATAATTGTTCTGTCGTTCGCATCTATTTTTCCGTCCCCATTGACATCCCGATACTTAAGATCTCCTGGCAGTGTATTATCATTAAACTGCTTAGGCGACCCCGCTATTTCAGCA
The window above is part of the Sphingobacterium sp. ML3W genome. Proteins encoded here:
- a CDS encoding DUF3050 domain-containing protein yields the protein MNRIAEINEYIAAEREVLLQHPLYRKIKTIRNLRSFTEGHVYAVWDFMSLLKALQIKLTCTTLPWFASEHPSTRYLINEIVLAEESDEYIDGRRLSHFEMYLDAMSEMGADLHLINKFIVHAKKSKSIFDAIALTTLDKRIKDFLNFTFELIEEGQVHKIAAAFTFGREDLIPGMFTSILQELKTNFPESSLDNFIYYFQRHIDLDGDEHGPLAMQMISDLAKEDDEKWEEMKIVSKEALQKRIELWNAIEDSL
- a CDS encoding 5-oxoprolinase — its product is MATTTNLYQHLLEKFSYYSTDELIQLNNDTILGQGWGSAKATFRTALISTFSKRGLDLSNIISKEDGFTSVKHVPVRLEHNVLIPLQ
- a CDS encoding RagB/SusD family nutrient uptake outer membrane protein; this encodes MKKKFITALMLSGLFFGSCNSALDLNPLDQIASDNYFSKKSDFDNALAGVYASLQSETFSYGMPFRDCLTDNGYNQFNSGSVNEIVGGNLNPTTGGYETGIYNDAYVGIGRANRLIVKLQGYNGSDMNDAEKKNMEAEARFIRAFVYFQLYSIYGEVPLVLTPLSLEDQRQPKESAENILKQIRADLDFGIANLAAKPYFNNGGHATASSAKTLKARVLLFAAYGDKGVPDLAILKEVKDLCTDVMKEYTLSTAFENVFRDATQKNNTEIIFSVNFLAPNNTAPWDMYLGDWIAASPLQNLVDTYECKDGLPFGESPLTDRANPFKDRDPRLSKTLFVDHPDFGGGKIHTPSNPRPTGYGVLKFLDPANLPFGFSTLSQQDAVVLRFGEVLLMYAEAQNEIAGPDQSVYDAMKTLRSRVQMPGFPAGYTKEKMRERIRHERRVELAFEGLRHYDLIRWHIAGEVLNAVKDSKVPYHFEDKFYRWPLPQTEIEKSAGVLIQNPNYK